The following coding sequences are from one Gigantopelta aegis isolate Gae_Host chromosome 15, Gae_host_genome, whole genome shotgun sequence window:
- the LOC121389779 gene encoding putative nuclease HARBI1, whose protein sequence is MPNDEESVHIKRQFHNMAGFPGIIGCIDGTHIRVACAVKVHNAASYMNRKGYHSLNVQMVCDSSMKITNVVARWPGSSHDSRIFRSSTLRDHLEDGTIRGILLGDNGYACERYLLTPVLRAGTDSERRYNTSHRRTRNIIERVFGFGVDSRLRCHIETSKAVIVALCVLHNISLDNGDADFPGNDVHALQNDVNIREQNNPRGLAFRRMLIQNHFH, encoded by the coding sequence ATGCCAAATGATGAAGAATCAGTCCACATAAAGAGACAATTTCACAACATGGCAGGATTTCCAGGCATTATTGGGTGTATAGATGGAACACACATTAGAGTCGCTTGCGCAGTAAAGGTTCATAATGCAGCCTCATACATGAATCGCAAGGGCTACCATTCTCTCAATGTGCAAATGGTGTGTGATTCTTCCATGAAGATAACAAATGTGGTGGCACGATGGCCGGGATCTAGTCATGACAGTCGTATCTTCCGCTCAAGCACTCTACGGGATCATCTTGAAGATGGAACGATCAGGGGGATTCTATTGGGGGACAATGGATACGCATGCGAGAGATACCTTTTGACGCCAGTTCTCAGAGCAGGTACTGATTCAGAACGCCGCTATAACACATCACACCGGCGCACACGTAACATCATAGAACGTGTGTTTGGATTCGGTGTGGATTCACGTTTACGATGTCACATTGAAACAAGTAAAGCTGTCATTGTTGCCCTGTGTGTCCTTCACAATATTTCTCTTGACAATGGAGATGCAGACTTTCCAGGAAATGATGTCCATGCCCTACAGAATGACGTCAACATCAGAGAGCAGAATAACCCCAGGGGATTAGCATTCCGTAGAATGCTCATACAAAATCATTTTCACTAA